Sequence from the Streptomyces sp. R33 genome:
GATCGGGCAAGTCGACGCTGGTCAACGACATCCTGTACACGCACCTGGCGCGCGAGCTGAACGGCGCCCGCTCGGTGCCGGGACGGCACACGCGGGTGGACGGGGACGACCTCGTCGACAAGGTCGTGCACGTCGACCAGTCGCCGATCGGGCGGACCCCGCGGTCCAACCCGGCGACGTACACGGGCGTCTTCGACCACGTGCGCAAGCTCTTCGCGGAGACGATGGAGGCGAAGGTGCGCGGCTACCTGCCGGGCCGCTTCTCCTTCAACGTGAAGGGCGGCCGGTGCGAGAACTGCTCCGGCGACGGCACGATCAAGATCGAGATGAACTTCCTGCCGGACGTGTACGTCCCGTGCGAGGTCTGCCACGGCGACCGGTACAACCGGGAGACGCTGGAGGTCCACTACAAGGGCAAGTCCATCGCCGAGGTCCTGAACATGCCGATCGAGGAGGCTCTGGACTTCTTCGAGGCGGTGCCGACGATCTCGCGCCACCTGCGGACGCTGAACGAGGTGGGGCTGGGCTACGTCCGGCTCGGCCAGTCGGCGCCGACGCTCTCGGGCGGTGAGGCGCAGCGCGTGAAGCTGGCGTCGGAGCTGCAGAAGCGGTCGACGGGGCGGACGGTCTACGTGCTGGACGAGCCGACGACGGGTCTGCACTTCGAGGACATCTCGAAGCTGATCAAGGTGCTGTCGGGGCTGGTGGACAAGGGCAACTCGGTGATCGTCATCGAGCACAACCTGGACGTCATCAAGACCGCGGACTGGGTGATCGACATGGGCCCGGAGGGCGGTTACGGGGGCGGTCTGGTGGTCGCCGAGGGCACGCCGGAGCAGGTCGCGTCGGTGGGCGCGAGCCACACGGGCAAGTTCCTGCGGGACATCCTGGGGGCGGAACGGGTCTCGGACGCCGTCTCGCTCGTGACCCCGCCGAAGAAGGCCGCCGCCAAGCGGACTGCGGCCAAGAAGACGGCGACCCCGGCCAAGAAGGCTGCGGCCCCGGCCAAGAAGGCTCCGGCCCGGGCCCGCAAGGCCTAGCTGCTGCGAGGTGCGTAGTCCGAGGGCCCGGCCGCCGGCCGGGCCCTCAGGGCTATGTCGCCACGCCCACCGCGTGGCCCATCGTGGCCGGGTCCGTCAGGGACGTCAGGAGGGCGTCCGCGACATCTGCGCGGGAGATCGTGCGCGCGTTCGGGACGTTGGCGCCGATGACCCGGCGGTAGCCGGTGCGCGGCTTGTTCAGGAGGCGGGGCGGGCGGATCACCGTCCACTCGGTGCCGCTCGCCCGGATCGCCGCCTCCATGACCGCCAGGTCCGCGTACAGGTCGCGCAGCGCCCGGCGCAGGAGCGGGAGGAAGACCTTCCGGGCCAGTACCCCGTCGCTCGCCACGTCCGGCCCGACCGGCGCCGCGCTCACCGCCGCGAGGCGGCTCACCCCCGCCCGGTCCATCGCCGACACGACGGCCCGTACCGCCGGCCCGGTGACCGGCGCGAGCCGGGCCTGCCTGTTGCTCGCCGAACCCAGGGCGGAGATCACCGCGGACCGGCCCGCCAGGACCGGGACCAGCGCGTCCTCGTCCGTCAGGTCGCGCACCACGGCCACCTGGAGGCGGTCGTGCGCCGGCACGCCCAGCCGGGCGGGGTCGCGGACCACCGCCGTCACCTCGTGGCCCGCGTCGAGGGCCTGTCGGACGACTTCGCGCCCGACACCGCCCGTGGCTCCGAACACCGTCAGTTTCATCGCCGGCTCCCGTCCAAGGGTGGGTGAGCATTTACTCACCCCTTCTTCCGCTAGGGTGAGTGAATGCTCACCCCGAAGTCAAGCCGGCCCACGCCCGAGCGGCTCCTCGACGCCGCCGAGACGCTCATGCGCACCATCGGCCTCGCCAACACGACCACCAAGGCCATCGCCCGCGAGGCCGGCTGCTCGGAGGCCGCGCTCTACAAGCACTACGCGAACAAGGAGGAGCTCTTCGTGCGCGTCCTCATGGAGCGCACCCCCAACGCCGGGCCGCTCATGGCCGAGCTCGCCGGCGACCACGACGAGCGCTCCGTCGAGGAGGCGCTCACCGCGATCGCCCGGCACGCCTCGCTCTTCTACGCCGACGCCATGCCCATGGCCGCCTCGCTCTTCGCCGAGCCCGCCCTGCTGACCCGGCACCGCGAGGGCGTCCAGGAGATCGGCACCGGCCCCCACGTCGTACGCGACGCCCTGACCGGCCGGCTGCGCCGCGAGCTCGAGCGGGGGCGGCTCGGCCCCGGCGCCGATCCGGAAGCGGCTGCCGAGCTGCTGCTCGGGGCCTGCTTCCAGCGGGCCTTCTTCCTGCACTTCTCCGGCCCGGAGGTGGTCCGGCCCGTCGAGGAGTTCGCCCCCTCCGTGGCCCGGACCCTGTGGGCCGCTATCCGCTGAGCTCCGCCGCGTACGGCGGCTCCGCGCCCGCCCGGGTGCAGGTCAGGGCCGCCGCGTGGGCCGCGTAGGCCAGTACGCCGGGCCAGTCCACCGGGCCGCCGGCCGGACCCGCGGGACCCGACAGGCGGTGCAGCAGGGCCGCGTTGACCGTGTCGCCCGCCCCGATCGTGTCCGCCACGGCGACCCGCCGGGCCGGCGCCGTGTACTGCGCACCCTCCCGGGTCCGGACCGTCAGCCCCTGCGCACCCCGGGTCAGCACCACCGCGGAGGGCCCCGCCGCCAGCCAGTCCGAGACCCGGCCGCCCAGCCACCGGGCGTCCTCCTCCGACAGCTTGAGGACGGACACGTACGGCAGCCAGCCCAGGAACCGGGCCCGGTACGCCGCCGGATCCGCGATCAGCGCCGGGCGGATGTTGGGGTCCAGCAGGGTCAGCACCCCGCGCCCGGACTCCCGGCGCAGCAGGGCCTCGTACGCGCTCGCGCCCGGCTCCAGGGCGAGGGAGCACGTGCCGAGGGCCAGGGCCCGGGTGCCGGTGGGGAGCGCCTCGGGCAGGGTGAACAGCCGGTCGGCCGTGCCCTCCACGTAGAAGCCGTACGCCGCCGAGCCGTCCGGGGCCAGCGAGGGCACGGCGAGGGTGGTGGGCTGCGGCCCGCGCTGGACCAGCGAGAGGTCCACCCCGGCCGCACGCAGCCCGGAGAGGAGGCCCTCGCCGAAGCCGTCCGTCGAGACCCGGGAGCAGAAGGCGACGTCCGCACCGAGCCGGCCCAGCGCGAGGGCGGTGTTGTACGGCCCTCCCCCCGCACGCGGCACGAGCGCGCCCGGCGGCTGCGCCACGGGCACGAGGTCGATCAGGGCTTCTCCACCGACGACGATCACGCGGGGGAAGGTATCCCATCGGGCGGCGGAACCGGGCGGCGGTATCGTCGGGGGCGCCCCGCAGGGCCTTCGTGCCCGGAGAACCCCCGTACCAGGAGAACCGCATGTCCGCGTCGCAGTCCGCCGCCCGCCGTACCGTGCTCAAGGGCGCCGCCGCGATCGTGGGGGCCGTCGGCGGCGGGACGGCGCTCGCGGCCTGCTCCACCGAGGGCAACAGTGGCTCCGGCTCCCCGGCGGTCCCCGCCGCCCCGGTGGAGCTCGGCGCCGCGTCCCAGGTCCCGGTCGGCGGGTCGAAGCTGTTCCGGGAGCAGAAGGTGGTCGTCAGCTGCCCGGCGGAGGGCCAGTACAAGGCGTTCAGCGCCCAGTGCACGCACGCCGGCTGCGTCCTCGACAAGATCGTCGAGGGTGAGGGCAACTGCCCCTGCCACGGCAGCCGCTTCGACGTGACGACCGGCAAGGTGCTGCGCGGACCGGCCGCCGACCCGCTGCCCGCCGTCCCCGTCAAGGCCGAGGGCGGCAAGCTCGTCGCAGGCTGAGCCGGACACCCCCGGCAGGGGGACTAGGCCCAGTCCCAGGCGATCCCCAGCAGCCCGCGTCGCACCCCCGGCTCCACCAGGTGTACGGCCCGGTGGCGGCCGCTCGGCGTCAGGTCCGCCAGCCCGCTGCGCGGCGCCCCCGGTCCGGACCGGCTGAACCGCCGGCAGCGCACCGGCAGGGCCGCCTCGTCGAAGCGGACCTGGAGCACGTACTGCCCGCCGCTGTAGCTGAACCCGCGGACGTACTCGGTGCAGCGGCCGCCGGTCCCGTCCTCGAAGCCGTACCCGAAGACGTACGTGTCCCCGGTGCGCAGCCGGGCGTCGAAGAGCAGCTCGGCGACCAGCACCTCGGCATCCCGGTGCCAGCGGACGCGTCCCGTCCGGCAGTTCTCGTCCGCCCGGACGCGGACCCTGGCCGGATCGCAGCCGGGGTCGCCGTGGTGGACGGCGAGGTACCGGTCGACCCCGTCGCGGTGGGCCCGTACGACGTGCTGCGACTCGCGGCCCAGCAGCTCGCCGCCCGCCCCGATCCGTACCCGCTCGTGGTGGCCGACGGTGTGCAGGCCGCCGTCGGCGGGCAGTTCCATGCCGGCCAGCAGCCCCTCCACGGCCGCGCCGACGCTGACCAGGGCCCGGTACGAGCGGGCCGGCGGGCGGACCGCGCCGGGGCCGGCGCCGTCCGGCGCGGCCAGCAGCCGCAGCAGGGTGCCCTCGGGCAGTTCCAGGATCTGCTCCAGGGCCCGTACGGCCTTCAGGGACTCGGGGCGGCGCGGCCGGCGGGCGCCCTGCTGCCAGTAACTGAGGCTGGTCACGCCGAGTTTGATGCCTCGGGCCGCGAGGCGCTGCTGGACGCGGTGCAGGGGGAGGCCGCGGGCGGTGAGGGCGGCGCGCAGCGCGAGATGGAAGGGGCCGGCGCGCAACAGGTGCCCCAGCTCCTGGGCGGTCCCTCGTGCGCTTTCCCGCGTGCTCTCCCCGGTCACGGCTCCTCCTGTGAACATTCACGCACGGTGTGGCGGGAGGGCTCGCGGGTGGCAGCCGGGGTCCAGGTGAAAGGACGGCAGTCGTTCACACTGCGATCCCGCCGTTCACACTGCAATGTCACCGCGTATTGAAGCCTGTTGACCTGGCCGCGACAAC
This genomic interval carries:
- a CDS encoding carbohydrate kinase yields the protein MIVVGGEALIDLVPVAQPPGALVPRAGGGPYNTALALGRLGADVAFCSRVSTDGFGEGLLSGLRAAGVDLSLVQRGPQPTTLAVPSLAPDGSAAYGFYVEGTADRLFTLPEALPTGTRALALGTCSLALEPGASAYEALLRRESGRGVLTLLDPNIRPALIADPAAYRARFLGWLPYVSVLKLSEEDARWLGGRVSDWLAAGPSAVVLTRGAQGLTVRTREGAQYTAPARRVAVADTIGAGDTVNAALLHRLSGPAGPAGGPVDWPGVLAYAAHAAALTCTRAGAEPPYAAELSG
- a CDS encoding NAD(P)-dependent oxidoreductase translates to MKLTVFGATGGVGREVVRQALDAGHEVTAVVRDPARLGVPAHDRLQVAVVRDLTDEDALVPVLAGRSAVISALGSASNRQARLAPVTGPAVRAVVSAMDRAGVSRLAAVSAAPVGPDVASDGVLARKVFLPLLRRALRDLYADLAVMEAAIRASGTEWTVIRPPRLLNKPRTGYRRVIGANVPNARTISRADVADALLTSLTDPATMGHAVGVAT
- a CDS encoding TetR/AcrR family transcriptional regulator codes for the protein MLTPKSSRPTPERLLDAAETLMRTIGLANTTTKAIAREAGCSEAALYKHYANKEELFVRVLMERTPNAGPLMAELAGDHDERSVEEALTAIARHASLFYADAMPMAASLFAEPALLTRHREGVQEIGTGPHVVRDALTGRLRRELERGRLGPGADPEAAAELLLGACFQRAFFLHFSGPEVVRPVEEFAPSVARTLWAAIR
- a CDS encoding Rieske (2Fe-2S) protein — translated: MSASQSAARRTVLKGAAAIVGAVGGGTALAACSTEGNSGSGSPAVPAAPVELGAASQVPVGGSKLFREQKVVVSCPAEGQYKAFSAQCTHAGCVLDKIVEGEGNCPCHGSRFDVTTGKVLRGPAADPLPAVPVKAEGGKLVAG